The genomic stretch CGACCGCCAGCCCGGACGACGCGCAGGAGTGACCCGGTGACCGGCCAGGGCGCCACCCCCACCTACCGGCACGTGCCGGAACGCAGCTGCGTGGCGTGCCGCCGACGGCGGCCCCAGCCCGAGCTGCGGCGCGTGACCCGCGTGGACGGCGTGTGGCGGGTCGTGCCGGGGCCACGCACCGGGCGGGGCGCGTATGTCTGCGCTGACACCCCCGCGTGCTGGCAGGATCGGCGGCTGCGCCGAACCTTCGGGGCCCAGGCCCCGGCCCTCAGCGTCCAGCTCGGAGCCAGCGAGTGATGTCATCGACCAAGTTCATGCCGCGCCGCCCCAGGGCCCGCGGAACTCACCGGAGGTGAGCATGTCGAAAATCCGAATCTATACCCTCGCCAAGGAAGTGGGCGTGGAGAACCACCGAATGCTCGAGATCCTCGACGGCCTCGGCGTGCAGTACAAGAGCGTCAGCTCGACCATCGAGGAGGACACCGTCGAACTCATCAAACAGATCCTCGCCGAGGAAGGCACCCAGGTCACGGGCGGTCAGGTGGAGGATGTCTCTCCCACAGTCGATGCGGCGGAGCCGGGCACAGGCCCGACATCGGCGCCCGCCACGGCCGCGCAGCCGACGGCACCCGCCGTGACGGCACCGCCGGAGCCCGCGCCCGGCCAGATGTCCAGCGAGGGCCGTCCGACCCCACCCGCCGCCACGGCCACCCAGGTCGAGGAGCGTCCGGCCGCGACAGCCACCACCGAACTGCCCCACCGCGCCCCGGTCGTGACCATCATGGGTCACGTCGACCACGGCAAGACCAGCCTGCTGGACTACATCCGCAAGACCAAGGTCGCGGCCAAGGAGGCGGGGGGCATCACGCAGCACGTCGGGGCCTTCGAGGCGCAGACCAGCAAGGGCCGCATCGTGTTCATCGACACGCCGGGCCACGAGGCGTTCACGACCATCCGCGCGCGCGGCGCGAACGTCGCGGACATCGCGATCATCGTGATTGCCGCCGACGACAGCCTCATGCCCCAGACGCGCGAGGCCATCGCCCACGCGCAGGCTGCGAAGGTGCCGATGATCGTCGCGATCAACAAGATCGACCTCGCGCAGGCTGATCCGGATCGCGTCAAGACCGACCTGACCCAGCTGAATCTGGTGCCCGAAGAGTACGGTGGGGATCTGGTCGTGGTGCCGGTCAGTGCCCGCTCGGGTGAAGGGATCGAGGACCTGCTGGAGTACATCATCCTGACGGCCGAGATCGAGGATCTGCGGGCCGATCCGAAGGGCGAGTTCGCCGGCGTGATCATCGAGGGCAAGGTCGACAAGCAGGCCGGGGTGCTCGCCACCGTCATGGTGCAGCAGGGCACGCTGAACCTCGGGGACTTCCTGGTGGTGGGCGAGAAGTACGGCAAGGTCAAGGCCATGACCGACACGAACGGGGGCCGCATCAAGTCCGCCGGGCCGAGCACGCCCGTGCAGGTGCTGGGCTTCAGCGAGGTGCCGGACAGCGGCGAGAAGGTCGTCGCCGCGAAGAACGAGCATGCGGCCCGCGAGATCGTGCAGGCCCGCGCCAGTGACCGCCGCGACGTCGAGAACGCCCGCGTCCGCAGCCGCCTGACCCTGGAGGAGATGATGGGGTCGCTCGGCTCGGTACGCACCGTCAACCTGATCCTGCGGGCCGACACCCAGGGCAGCGTCGAGGCGATCCAGGGCATCCTGGCCCGCAAGGAATCCGACGACGTCAAGATCAACGTGATGTTCGCCGGCATCGGCGCGCCCAGCGAGGCCGATGTGCTGCTGGCCAGCACCGCCGAGGCCACCATCCTGTGCTTCAGCGTGACCGCCGCCGGGGGGGTCAAGAAGATCGCCGACAGCAAGGGTGTGGACATCAAGTCCTACCGGATCATCTACGAGCTGATCGACGAGGTCGACCGCCTGATCAAGGGCACCTCCGAGCCAGTGTTCGAGGAGAAGTACCTGGGCCGTGCGGAAGTCCGCATGATCATCAAGCACCCGCGCAGCGGCAACATCGCCGGGTCGTACGTCACGGACGGCTCGCTCAAGCGCAACGCCAAGGCCAAGGTCACGCGTGGCAAGCAGGTCGTGTACGAGGGCACCATCGTGGGCCTCAAGCGCTTCAAGGACGATGTCCGTGAGGTGCAGACCGGCTACGAGTGCGGGATCAACGTGGACTGGGACAACGTGATGGAAGGCGACATCATTGAGGCCAGCGAGATGGTCGAGGTCACGCCGGCGTAAGCCCGAGCATGACCACAGCGCAGGGGCCGGACACGCAACGTCCGGCCCCTGCGCTGTGTGGTGCGGTCAGGTTCCGCTGGTGCCCGACGTCGTGCCTGCCGGCGCGTCGGGGGCCCCCTGCGGATCGGGGGCATGCGGGCTGTCGGGGCCTCTGCCGTCCGGGCCGTCTGGACCACCGTGCCGGCCCATGCCGGGGCCATGCCCGCCATGTCCTCCGGGGCCGCCCCGCCCGCCGCCGATGGCGAAGGGGTTCTGCTCCAGGCGCTGCTTCATCTCGGCGGCGCGGTCGCTGGGGACATCGCCGGCCTTCACGCCCTGGTCGATGGTGGCGCTGCCCGCCGCGATGGCCGCCGACTTGAGCTTGGCGGTGGTGATCCCGAGCTGCGCGGCGAGGTTCTGCAGGAACACGTCGGCATAATTGGTGCCGCTGACCGGCCGGGGAGCCGCCTGTCCAGGCTGGACGGGCGTGGTGGGGGTCTGGCCGGGCTGAACGGGCTGCACCCGCTGGGCCTGCGCGGTGGGTGCAGCGGCGGTGCCACTGGTGCTCTGCTGGGCGAGCACGACGCCCACGGTCAGCGGCAGCGCGGCCAGTGCGATCAGCGGCAGGCGGGCCGTCTTGCGGGTGCGAGCGGCGGTGTCGGGTCGGGGAATCTGTTCGTTCACGGGTCACACTCCTTGGGGTTCTGTGGCGGGGGTTCCAGTTCCGTCCACACCCCCACGGTGCGCGGGCGCGGTTAGGGCGGGGCTAACATGGCTGAATGGGCGCTGAACGCGCCCCGGTCACCGGACGATCAGGACGGGTCTGGTATGCTGTGGCGCTTTGAGCAGACTGCGCACCATTCCGCCCACGTGGCACGCCCGTCTGTCGGCGTGGCCGGGGCTGCTGACGGTGCTGTCGGTGCTGGCCGTCATGCTGGGAACGCCCGCGCGGGT from Deinococcus sp. AB2017081 encodes the following:
- a CDS encoding YlxR family protein, yielding MTGQGATPTYRHVPERSCVACRRRRPQPELRRVTRVDGVWRVVPGPRTGRGAYVCADTPACWQDRRLRRTFGAQAPALSVQLGASE
- the infB gene encoding translation initiation factor IF-2 — translated: MSKIRIYTLAKEVGVENHRMLEILDGLGVQYKSVSSTIEEDTVELIKQILAEEGTQVTGGQVEDVSPTVDAAEPGTGPTSAPATAAQPTAPAVTAPPEPAPGQMSSEGRPTPPAATATQVEERPAATATTELPHRAPVVTIMGHVDHGKTSLLDYIRKTKVAAKEAGGITQHVGAFEAQTSKGRIVFIDTPGHEAFTTIRARGANVADIAIIVIAADDSLMPQTREAIAHAQAAKVPMIVAINKIDLAQADPDRVKTDLTQLNLVPEEYGGDLVVVPVSARSGEGIEDLLEYIILTAEIEDLRADPKGEFAGVIIEGKVDKQAGVLATVMVQQGTLNLGDFLVVGEKYGKVKAMTDTNGGRIKSAGPSTPVQVLGFSEVPDSGEKVVAAKNEHAAREIVQARASDRRDVENARVRSRLTLEEMMGSLGSVRTVNLILRADTQGSVEAIQGILARKESDDVKINVMFAGIGAPSEADVLLASTAEATILCFSVTAAGGVKKIADSKGVDIKSYRIIYELIDEVDRLIKGTSEPVFEEKYLGRAEVRMIIKHPRSGNIAGSYVTDGSLKRNAKAKVTRGKQVVYEGTIVGLKRFKDDVREVQTGYECGINVDWDNVMEGDIIEASEMVEVTPA